A segment of the Streptomyces sp. P9-A2 genome:
GACGACGAGGAGGCCCTGCTGGACTCGATCATGGCGGGCGCCTCCGGTTACGTACTGAAGCAGATCCAGGGCTCGGACCTGGTCACGGCCGTGCGGACGGTCGCCTCCGGACAGTCCCTGCTCGACCCGAGCGCCACCACCCGCCTGATGGCCCGGCTGCGGCAGGAACAGGAGCCGGAGAAGGAGCAGGACGCCCTGCCCGGACTGACCGAACGCGAGCGGGAGATCCTCGCCCTGATCGGCGAGGGGCTGACCAACCGGCAGATCGGCCAGCGGCTGTATCTTGCGGAGAAGACGGTGAAGAACCACATCTCCCGGCTGCTGGCCAAGCTCGGGGTGGAACGCCGTAT
Coding sequences within it:
- a CDS encoding response regulator transcription factor, which gives rise to MADSERPAPDRPVRVFLLDDHEVVRRGVHDLLNDEPDITVVGEAATAEQALVRVPALRPDVAVLDVRLPDGDGVTVCRELRSTLPDLACLMLTSFDDEEALLDSIMAGASGYVLKQIQGSDLVTAVRTVASGQSLLDPSATTRLMARLRQEQEPEKEQDALPGLTEREREILALIGEGLTNRQIGQRLYLAEKTVKNHISRLLAKLGVERRIQAAVIATQAQDRLRRTGR